ACACAGTATAATCAACCGATCACTTGCTGACTCTGAAATATAAGAAAAGCCAACGACCTGGGAATCGGACGTGAGCAGAGGCTGCCGCCGGTTGGCTGCCGGATTGGAATCACAGGATTCTGAGAGGATGGGATGTGGCTGATTGATCAGGGGTGGAACCGATTTATTGACAGTCAGGATCATTTAGGCCGAGGTCATGGTCAGTGCTCATCCGTTCAGCCGCAGGGACCTCTGGAACAGACATTGCTGAGGTGAGACAGACTTTTTCAGGATCTAATTCTGAGGGGTGGATAAGGAGGACATTGGGAGAAATGTGGGTTCAGACACTGCATCTCAAGAAATTCGGAGATCAGGCAGGGGTGCACAGGAGTCGATCTCGGTCAGATGCGTGGTGGGGAGCGGTTGTGGGGAACTGGTGATTCCGGATAAATGGGTGCTGAAACCCCAGGCACGCTGTCGGTGACTTTTCGAGCTGCTACCTCTCGATGAGATCAGGGAGAGAAGGACTGTTTGAGGCTGAGAGGAGGGCCACTGAGGATCTGGAGATGATCAGAATATTAATTCTgtgactattttattttattaagtaaCTGCTATTTGAATGGTTCAGAGTCTGTGAACCTTACTGAATGTTGCACCGAATACTATCATCGTTTACTGCCTATATTTATAAAGTGAGAAAGGACTGTTATTTAGAAGCTGTTGCAACAGCAATGTGTAATGTAACGGTTTTACGCGCAAAATGCTGGGCTATGTCGGCCACACAGCACCGAACTATTTCAGACTGTTCTTACCCAAACCCGCATTTTCAACTTACCGGCAAATTTTTGCTGTGGTCGATCACTCTCCAAACTCCGCCATGTCNNNNNNNNNNNNNNNNNNNNNNNNNNNNNNNNNNNNNNNNNNNNNNNNNNNNNNNNNNNNNNNNNNNNNNNNNNNNNNNNNNNNNNNNNNNNNNNNNNNNNNNNNNNNNNNNNNNNNNNNNNNNNNNNNNNNNNNNNNNNNNNNNNNNNNNNNNNNNNNNNNNNNNNNNNNNNNNNNNNNNNNNNNNNNNNNNNNNNNNNNNNNNNNNNNNNNNNNNNNNNNNNNNNNNNNNNNNNNNNNNNNNNNNNNNNNNNNNNNNNNNNNNNNNNNNNNNNNNNNNNNNNNNNNNNNNNNNNNNNNNNNNNNNNNNNNNNNNNNNNNNNNNNNNNNNNNNNNNNNNNNNNNNNNNNNNNNNNNNNNNNNNNNNNNNNNNNNNNNNNNNNNNNNNNNNNNNNNNNNNNNNNNNNNNNNNNNNNNNNNNNNNNNNNNNNNNNNNNNNNNNNNNNNNNNNNNNNNNNNNNNNNNNNNNNNNNNNNNNNNNNNNNNNNNNNNNNNNNNNNNNNNNNNNNNNNNNNNNNNNNNNNNNNNNNNNNNNNNNNNNNNNNNNNNNNNNNNNNNNNNNNNNNNNNNNNNNNNNNNNNNNNNNNNNNNNNNNNNNNNNNNNNNNNNNNNNNNNNNNNNNNNNNNNNNNNNNNNNNNNNNNNNNNNNNNNNNNNNNNNNNNNNNNNNNNNNNNNNNNNNNNNNNNNNNNNNNNNNNNNNNNNNNNNNNNNNNNNNNNNNNNNNNNNNNNNNNNNNNNNNNNNNNNNNNNNNNNNNNNNNNNNNNNNNNNNNNNNNNNNNNNNNNNNNNNNNNNNNNNNNNNNNNNNNNNNNNNNNNNNNNNNNNNNNNNNNNNNNNNNNNNNNNNNNNNNNNNNNNNNNNNNNNNNNNNNNNNNNNNNNNNNNNNNNNNNNNNNNNNNNNNNNNNNNNNNNNNNNNNNNNNNNNNNNNNNNNNNNNNNNNNNNNNNNNNNNNNNNNNNNNNNNNNNNNNNNNNNNNNNNNNNNNNNNNNNNNNNNNNNCTGACTTTTTCAATCTTTTCGACCTTGGTTCCGTAGGAGCAAGTCAGAAAGATTGAGAAATAGAACCATCTGATTTGATTCGTTCTCAATAGCCATGAGATGATCATCTTAGGGTGATCCTTTTGTCAACGTCAACGGATGCTCCTATTCCACTCGTAGTCTCTGAAGGATGAGAACTAACTATGTAGCATCTACATCGATAATTCAAGTATTGTATACGTCATTAGTCCGATCCTTTGTAGGAACTACCCGTAATAACGAACTTGCAAAATGATCTGTTTATCATAAAGAGATTCGTTGTTCCTGACCCTGCTTCACCTTAATTGTTATTTGAACAAAAAGATCACAATAAACTTTTGGTAAAAGTTATGTCTTGGTCCGAGTGGGGATAGTATTTCTCTTCTGCATGTCTATGGAGTTTTGAAAAATCCAAACATCTCAGAGATAGATATAGAGGTAGGAATTTGTCGAACGAACCGCACTCCTTCGTATACGTCAGGAGTCCATTGATGAAAAGGGGCTGGGGAAAGCTTGAACCCAATTCCTACAGTGATGGATATAAGCGCAATTGAAATTCCTGGGGAGTTATACATTTGTGTATTGATAAGACCATTCACTATTTCTTGAAGCTCGATCTCCCCCCCAGATGAACCATATAGCCAAGAGAAACCATGAACCAGAATAGAAGAGCTTGCCCCACCCATGAGTAAATATTTCATAGTAGCCTCATTAGACCGTACATCTCTCTTGGTATATCCAGATAATAGGTAGGAACATAAACTGAAACATTCTGGAGCTACAAAGAGAGTTATTAAATCGTTAGCACCACATAAAAACATTCCTCCTAGAGTAGCTGTTAATACGAATAACAGAAACTCTGTTATAGCCATTTCTGTACATTCAATGTACTCTACGGATAGAGGAATACATAGAGTTGAACATAGTAAAATAAGAAATTGAAAGATTTCGTTGAAATTGTTCGTTTGGAAATTTCCCGAAAAGCTAATTATAGGTTCTTCTCTCCATCGGAACAATAGGGCCGTTATGCTCATTACTAAAGTTGTTGAAGAGATGAAATAGAACCAAGGTCTATCTTTTTGATCAGAGGTTGAATCGATCATCAGAAGAAGAATTAGGCCAAAAATTAGGATACATTCTGGGAAAATGAAACTTCCATGGAAGAGAAGCAAATGGAACGCTTTCATAAAAATTCTCGTAGAATCGAGAATGAAGTTTTCATTCTGTACATGCCAGATCATGAATTAGTAACTGCATCCAATCTCCGAAAAAGTCCCAATTGTTTCGAACtttctatttttggaatggGATATTTACGGAATACCCATGAATAAATAGAATCAAACCTTATTCTATGATATTTCCATAAGATTCCTCTTTCTTATTCTTAAGCAAGCCCCCGAGAGGGCTTAGTTgattcatgatttattttcatctttcttttcctttttgtttgtttcGAGAAAGATATTGATCAATTCcgattctttctttttctattgaTTCTTTTCCGATCGAGATGTATGGATCCATGGACTATATAGATCCTGTTCATGGATTAACGAAAATGTGCAAAAGCTCTATTTGCCTCTGCCATTCTATGAGTCTCTTCCTTTTTACGTATGGCATCGCCACTCCCTTTGGCAGCATCTACTAATTCGGAACTTAATTTGAAAGCCATATTTCGACCCGGACGTTTTCGGGATGCCCCTAATAACCAACGAATGGCAAGTGCTTTTCCTTGTGTAGATCCTATTTCAATAGGAACTTGATGAGTCGATCCGCCTACACGTCTTGCTTTTACTGCTATATCGGGAGTTACTCCACGTATTGCTTGACGTAAAAACAGATAGTGGATTTGTTTCTGTCTTTTTGTTGAATCTTTTTTTCACGGTTCGATAGATAATTTGATAagccaatgattttttttccgtGTTTCAGAATACGGTTAACCAACATGTTAACTAATCGATTACGATAAATTGGATCGGATTTTTGCAGTTTTTTCTTCTGCAGTACCTCGACGTGACATGAGCGTGAAAGAGGTTCAAGAAtcagttttctttttataaggGCTAAAAACGAATCACTTATTTTGGCTTTTTTACCCCATATTGTAGGGTGGATCCCGAAAGATATGAAAGATCTCCCTCCAAGCCGTACATACGACTTTCATCGAATACGGCTTTCCACAGAATTCTATATGTATCTTATCTATAAGATCGAGTATGGAATTCTGTTTACTCACTTTAAATTGAGTATCCGTTTCCCTCCTTTTCCTGCTAGGATTGGAAATCCTGTATTTTACATATCCATACGATCGAGTCCTTGGGTTTCCGAAATAGTGTAAGAAGTGCTTCGAATCATTGCTATTTGACTCGGACCTGTTCTGAAAAAGTCGAGGTATTTCGAATTGTTTGTTGACACGGACAAAGTAAGGGAAAACCTCTGAAATGATTTCAATATTGGACCTTGGACATATAATAGTTCCGAATCGAATCTCTTTAGAAAGAAGATCTTTTGTCTCATGGTAGCCTGCTCCAGTCCCCTTGCGAAACTTTCGTTATTGGGTTAGCCATACACTTCACATGTTTCTAGCGATTCACATGGCATCATCAAATGATACAAGTCTTGGATAATAATCTACAACGCACTAGAACGCCCTTGTTGACGATCCTTTACTCCGACAGCATCTAGGGTTCCCCGAACAATGTGATATCTCACACCCGGTAAATCTTTAACCCTTCCTCCTCTTACTAATACTACAGAATGTTCTTGTAAATTATGGCCAATACCAGGTATATAAGCAGTGATTTCAAATCCAGAGGTTAATCGTACTCTGGCAACTTTACGTAAGGCAGAGTTTGGTTTTTTGGGGGTGATAGTGGAAAAGTTGACAGATAAGTCACTCTTACTGTCACTCTACAGAACCGTACATGAGATTTTCGCCTCATACGGCTCCTCGTTCAATTCTTTCGAAGTAATTGGATCCTTTTCTTCGTTTGAGAATCTCCTCCCTTCTTCCACTCCGTCCCGAAGAGTAACTAAGACCAATTCAGTCAGGTTTTCATGTTCCAATTGAACACTTTCCATTTATAATCAAAGGAGAAGATTATTCTTTTTACCAAACATATGCGGATCAAATCACGATCTTATAActtataataagaagaagagatctttcTTGATCAATCCCCTTGCCCCTCATTCTTCGAGAATCAGAAAGATTCTTTTCGAGTTTGAATTTGTTCATTTGGAATCTGGGCTCTTCTATCTTCTACTTAATctacttaatttatttatatttacttatattttttgttttattctttatttcatttcgATTTTCTTTCCctctatttttattcccttccATCATTCCTTAAGTTCCATAGGTTTGTTAATCCTGTAGAATCTGACCCATTGATTTTTCGATCAAAAGTACTATGTGAAACCTTCGGCTTTTTTCCTCTTCCTCTATCCCTATTCCATAGGTACAGCGTTTGAATCAATAGAGAACCTTTTCTTCTGTATGAATCGATATTATTACATTCCAATTCCTTCCCGATACCTACCAAGGAAAATCCCGAATTGGATCCAAAATTGACGGGTTGGTGTGAGCTTATCCATGCAGTTATGCACTCTTCAAATAGGAATCAATTTTCTGAAAGATCCTGGCTTTCGTGCTTTGGTGAGTCGTCCAAGATCCTTTCGATGACCTATGTTGTGTTGAAGGGATATCTATATGATCCGATCGATTGCGTAAGGCCGGCGGTAGCAACGGAACCGGGGGAAGTATACAGAAAAGACAGTTCTTTTctattatattagtattagttaGTGATCCCGGCTCGGTGAGTCCTTTCTTCCGTGATGAACTGTTGGTACCAatcctacattttattttgtctctGTGGACCGAGGAGAAAGGAGGCTCAGCGGGAAGAGGGTTGTACCATGAGGCAAAGAGGTCAACACTTCAAATATCTCAGTGTGCTTCgttcagttacgtattgctgtaCAAAACACCTTATCCACCAAATCACCTTGTTGTACTTTCCAGCTCCCTTAAGTTACTACATTGGTGCCATGCGTCTGGAGGAATGGAGGTGGGCAGTGCGTACAGCAAatcaatagcaaactcaaactctCGATGCGGGAGGCGGTCGAGGCGAATTCACTCGGAAATGCATCCTCAAACTCCTGCGGACAATAGGAACATCCATGACGTTTGGTCCAACAATTCTTGTATCTACTATGTGAGCCAAGTATACCTCACATCCCCTTGCGTACTGAAAGTTTTCTCAAAGCTACCACGAgaagatatcacacacctcgagaaagaaCCTTCCTTTCACCCTCCGAAACCACAACACTCGATCCGTGAGAGCTTTGACAGTCACTTCCTTCACTGGGCTTGGAGTCGATGAAGCCTTATGCCTATTTAACGATCCATACCaagtatggcatcaaaatctcGCATCTCCAATGGAATCAAATCGCCTCCAAAATCTACACCCTTCACTGATAGGACATCACGCACAACCTCCACGATGATCTCTTCACCCGGAGGGTGTTTGTATGAGTTCCACGGTCTAATGGGGGAGGCTATTCTATCGGCATGATATGAAAATCACGAGTGCTAACAAAAGATCTCTCGACCACTGAGTCAATCAATACATATGCATCATCTTGAAAAATAGATCGATGCACTGTCAATCACGTTGGAGTACGTCCTCGGCTTTCCTCATTGGTCACGTGGCAAAAACTACAGTGCGAGAGCAGGTGCGAGGTACGTCTTTGTTCCACCTTGTGGACTAGTACTAGCGACAAGCCCGATCGGTAGAGGCACGGTGTAGAAAGTAGGCGGTACACCCTTAGGCCCGACTACGTAGTCACCGAGGAGGAGGTCGCTGAACTCGGTGTTATGCGGCCTAACTCCGGACATCGCTGACTTGGGTGACGATGCGCCCCTGCGATAGCATCTGCGTGGTTCCGCGGCATGGACACCGGATGGAATCTATTGCGATTACGGCATGCGGGAACATTTCGGTTGATTTCCCTCCCTAAGCGCCACTCGCGGATGTAGCACCCGACCGTTTACCCGGCTTGCCACACGGAGAGTCGGTAGGCCGGATCTGACAAAACACGAAGAAGTACCC
The DNA window shown above is from Dioscorea cayenensis subsp. rotundata cultivar TDr96_F1 chromosome 12, TDr96_F1_v2_PseudoChromosome.rev07_lg8_w22 25.fasta, whole genome shotgun sequence and carries:
- the LOC120273740 gene encoding NAD(P)H-quinone oxidoreductase subunit 2 B, chloroplastic, with the translated sequence MIWHVQNENFILDSTRIFMKAFHLLLFHGSFIFPECILIFGLILLLMIDSTSDQKDRPWFYFISSTTLVMSITALLFRWREEPIISFSGNFQTNNFNEIFQFLILLCSTLCIPLSVEYIECTEMAITEFLLFVLTATLGGMFLCGANDLITLFVAPECFSLCSYLLSGYTKRDVRSNEATMKYLLMGGASSSILVHGFSWLYGSSGGEIELQEIVNGLINTQMYNSPGISIALISITVGIGFKLSPAPFHQWTPDVYEGVRFVRQIPTSISISEMFGFFKTP